A portion of the Bombina bombina isolate aBomBom1 chromosome 9, aBomBom1.pri, whole genome shotgun sequence genome contains these proteins:
- the LOC128640333 gene encoding tyrosine-protein phosphatase non-receptor type 6, which translates to MVYKTRKLRISMLQDPDNSRDIMHYQYLKWPDHGVPSDPGDVLSFLGEVNREQESIPGAGPIVVHCSAGIGRTGTIIAIDMLVDMIQMKGLDSDIDIQKTIQMVRSQRSGMVQTEAQYKFIYAAIAMYIDSEKHKLQARENMKSTESEYGNLGLSLSKMKVTRCSSKPQEGTLYENLNAGKGKVKVSKKSSSERERPRSSLKKK; encoded by the exons ATGGTGTATAAAACACGAAAACTGCGCATATCGATGCTGCAAGAC CCTGATAACTCCCGTGACATCATGCACTACCAGTACCTGAAGTGGCCGGATCATGGTGTCCCGTCTGACCCTGGGGATGTGCTCAGTTTCCTGGGAGAGGTGAACCGTGAGCAGGAGAGTATCCCGGGGGCTGGACCTATTGTTGTGCACTGCAG TGCAGGGATCGGTCGTACTGGAACCATTATTGCCATTGACATGTTAGTGGATATGATTCAAATGAAAG GTCTAGACAGTGACATAGACATACAAAAGACCATTCAGATGGTGAGGTCACAACGGTCGGGCATGGTGCAGACTGAGGCCCAGTACAAGTTCATTTACGCAGCCATTGCAATGTATATTGATTCAGAAAAACACAAGTTACAGGCGAGAGAG AACATGAAGTCAACAGAGTCAGAATATGGCAACCTGGGACTATCCCTCTCCAAGATGAAAGTGACACGATGCTCCTCAAA GCCTCAGGAGGGGACACTTTATGAAAATCTGAACGCTGGAAAAGGAAAAGTCAAAGTGAGCAAAAAATCCTCATCTGAGCGAGAAAGACCACGATCATCGCTGAAGAAAAAGTGA